A section of the Sebastes fasciatus isolate fSebFas1 chromosome 21, fSebFas1.pri, whole genome shotgun sequence genome encodes:
- the en2a gene encoding homeobox protein engrailed-2a, translated as MEENDRGDIDVVVEQQQDESNNRGILPLLQAPGNLQQIPHRVTNFFIDNILRPDFGRKKDGGGGGANQEERESSRLESHNSPDAPQTEPVGNTVPAEGTSTPHTVTGTKKPAIAAEESLKPRVERGDQCLSSDSDSSQASSNPSQSKSMLWPAWVYCTRYSDRPSSGPRSRKPKKKTTTTTTTTTSKEDKRPRTAFTAEQLQRLKSEFQTNRYLTEQRRQNLAQELGLNESQIKIWFQNKRAKIKKATGAKNSLALHLMAQGLYNHATVSSKDEKSDSD; from the exons ATGGAAGAAAATGATCGTGGAGACATAGACGTGgtggtggagcagcagcaggatgagTCCAACAACAGAGGCATCCTTCCTCTGTTACAGGCGCCTGGGAATCTGCAGCAGATTCCTCACAGGGTCACCAATTTCTTCATCGACAACATCCTGCGGCCGGATTTCGGACGCAAaaaggacggaggaggaggaggcgcaaaccaagaagagagagagagtagccgCCTGGAGAGCCACAACAGCCCAGACGCGCCTCAGACCGAGCCGGTTGGCAACACGGTGCCGGCTGAAGGAACCTCCACTCCGCACACGGTCACGGGGACCAAGAAGCCAGCTATAGCCGCCGAGGAGAGCCTGAAACCCCGCGTGGAGAGAGGAGACCAGTGCCTAAGCTCAGACTCAGACAGTTCCCAAGCCAGCTCAAACCCATCCCAGTCCAAGTCCATGCTGTGGCCAGCCTGGGTCTACTGCACCAGATACTCGGACAGGCCTTCTTCAG GGCCAAGATCTCGCAAACCAAAGAAgaagacgacgacgacgacgacaacGACGACCAGCAAAGAGGACAAGCGACCACGGACGGCCTTCACAGCAGAGCAGCTGCAAAGACTAAAATCGGAGTTTCAGACCAACCGGTATCTGACCGAGCAGAGGCGGCAGAACCTGGCGCAGGAGCTGGGCCTCAACGAGTCCCAGATCAAGATCTGGTTCCAGAACAAGAGGGCCAAAATCAAGAAGGCCACCGGCGCTAAAAACTCTCTGGCCTTGCACCTGATGGCACAGGGACTGTACAATCACGCCACCGTCTCGTCGAAAGACGAAAAATCAGACAGCGATTGA